In a single window of the Pseudodesulfovibrio profundus genome:
- a CDS encoding tetratricopeptide repeat protein yields the protein MTVKNAIKMIQPWVLALIMGMLAASPALALRVNFSSQGDSDRLIFAFDSKQLPEFEVSRVGERELNISLPNGIWDSETKPTSKDFPGKLVESLRTTENGVELVTRTNAFGYINVATPGKPEFLLQIFRDPIGARWKAPVERQETVAPEADTPAENVTETEPVTAPEPQPAAPQNTAPQVQPAPQPAQPQAQGNGEGQRQPFFAVPYSVRNEVQAPGQASEPVSGATADPAPVQEEPVEPVAPQEPEVTYPPSSELRFKVSDSTPEEAGFAELAEESILDSTPAPSEQRGTVGAVTPPVDNGDIAEVQEPASGSGAAGGSVAPPPGSTAASAPTVSGQGQAGGTVSPPPSVVEGAPPPEPTAEEEALVQQTMENPTEQLSVQEQIALQEGGEGTPVPEEPVAAAEEELQAEADTAQEGEPQTQEQLDQAIRDKLYEAQSMMFSGALDNALPMFEDILKQPNIPDDVREETLFAVADIKKEMFKDQLDEKFSEITQAYIEAMNANPRSNRVPRSLLNLGLLNLRMGNFPEAKAYFKILQDKYPDDENIPSISYYWGEYYYNKGDYKKAADQFQYLIQTHPEHELVKQAAYYLADSLNKTGFVEQAFQIVDYIDKRWPDYYMENPQFLRLAGGVEMKLEKWPQAKNHFFTYYNINPEADGADLVLARIGDIYVRQGENDAARQVYQKAIKDFPDKDGGLISKMRLAEEGIYDEPAMAEMASVFDRPYNKRPENIYKEIVENHPDSPLAPIAQLKLAMWYAFNEQYPEALTAAQDFVDLYPEHQLVDRARTLGDSVFALAVPGMIEEERYGRIVRYWETYDFIGQEDTKVDDQTRLNVATSYWKVGQPEKALEIIKPFLQDKQIPGISDEALGLAVNIYLDDLAWQEIADLVAMAKKNWDLKPAQLRQLDYARAMSLQNLGQDNQAQAMWAELAKDMDVEPAFRAYAMYYMAKAAMERQDLRRVFVYAQEALTLLLQNDGDPEKIKDAVLMSIYATERSGRYEEALKWAKQYDEYISVDNPEWASTRFKLARIYRKAGAMEEWKQLLTDIIEKKPDSLQAQLAKSALDTYDLEQQVQQYQPGPR from the coding sequence TTCGGATCGTTTGATTTTCGCTTTTGATTCCAAACAATTGCCAGAATTTGAGGTCAGTCGCGTCGGCGAGCGTGAACTGAACATCTCTTTACCCAACGGCATCTGGGACTCTGAAACCAAACCTACCAGCAAAGATTTCCCGGGCAAGCTCGTGGAATCACTCCGAACAACGGAAAATGGGGTCGAATTGGTCACACGAACCAATGCGTTTGGGTACATCAATGTCGCGACTCCGGGAAAACCCGAATTTTTATTACAGATTTTTCGTGATCCCATTGGCGCCCGCTGGAAGGCCCCGGTAGAGCGGCAGGAGACAGTCGCGCCAGAAGCCGATACTCCGGCTGAAAATGTTACTGAGACTGAACCGGTTACCGCTCCTGAGCCGCAGCCTGCTGCTCCGCAGAATACTGCACCACAGGTGCAACCCGCTCCCCAGCCAGCCCAGCCTCAAGCTCAGGGAAATGGGGAAGGCCAGCGGCAGCCGTTTTTTGCCGTTCCATATTCCGTTCGCAATGAAGTGCAGGCCCCGGGGCAGGCAAGTGAACCGGTATCCGGTGCCACTGCTGATCCGGCTCCCGTTCAGGAGGAGCCTGTTGAACCGGTTGCGCCGCAGGAGCCCGAGGTTACGTATCCGCCTTCCAGTGAACTCCGTTTCAAAGTCTCGGATAGTACGCCGGAAGAGGCTGGTTTTGCCGAACTTGCTGAAGAATCTATTCTTGATTCGACTCCGGCTCCCTCTGAGCAGCGTGGAACAGTTGGGGCTGTGACGCCGCCTGTGGACAATGGTGATATAGCCGAAGTTCAAGAGCCTGCATCCGGTTCGGGGGCGGCAGGAGGCAGCGTTGCTCCACCACCCGGAAGTACGGCAGCCTCCGCTCCTACGGTCTCGGGCCAGGGACAGGCTGGTGGGACCGTGTCACCGCCTCCGAGTGTTGTGGAGGGAGCACCGCCACCGGAACCGACCGCTGAAGAGGAAGCTCTCGTTCAGCAGACCATGGAGAATCCGACAGAGCAGCTCTCTGTTCAGGAGCAGATAGCATTGCAGGAGGGGGGCGAAGGTACCCCTGTTCCTGAAGAGCCGGTTGCGGCTGCCGAAGAAGAGTTGCAGGCGGAAGCCGATACTGCTCAGGAAGGTGAGCCGCAGACGCAGGAACAGCTTGATCAAGCGATACGTGACAAGTTGTACGAGGCGCAGTCCATGATGTTCAGCGGCGCCCTCGACAATGCCCTGCCCATGTTTGAGGATATCCTCAAGCAGCCCAATATCCCTGATGATGTCCGTGAGGAAACCCTGTTTGCCGTGGCGGACATCAAGAAGGAGATGTTCAAGGATCAGCTGGACGAAAAATTCAGTGAGATAACTCAGGCTTATATTGAAGCGATGAATGCGAACCCTCGATCCAATCGTGTACCGCGTTCGCTGCTTAATCTCGGGCTCCTGAACCTTCGGATGGGCAACTTCCCGGAAGCCAAGGCCTACTTCAAAATTTTACAGGACAAGTATCCTGATGATGAGAATATTCCCTCCATCAGTTATTACTGGGGTGAATATTACTACAACAAGGGCGACTACAAAAAAGCGGCGGATCAGTTCCAATACCTGATCCAGACGCATCCCGAGCACGAGCTGGTCAAACAGGCTGCCTATTATCTGGCGGACTCCCTGAACAAGACCGGCTTTGTCGAGCAGGCGTTCCAGATTGTCGACTACATAGACAAGCGTTGGCCTGACTACTACATGGAAAATCCGCAGTTCCTCCGGCTTGCCGGTGGCGTGGAAATGAAGCTGGAAAAATGGCCTCAAGCCAAGAATCACTTCTTCACGTATTACAATATCAATCCCGAGGCTGATGGGGCTGATCTTGTACTGGCTCGAATCGGTGATATTTATGTCCGGCAGGGCGAGAATGATGCCGCTCGACAGGTCTATCAGAAAGCGATCAAGGACTTCCCTGACAAGGACGGCGGGCTGATTTCCAAGATGCGTCTGGCAGAGGAAGGTATCTACGACGAGCCGGCCATGGCTGAGATGGCCTCTGTTTTTGATCGTCCGTACAACAAGCGCCCGGAAAATATTTACAAAGAGATTGTTGAGAACCACCCGGACAGTCCCTTGGCACCCATAGCCCAGCTCAAGCTCGCCATGTGGTACGCTTTTAACGAGCAGTACCCGGAAGCGCTGACCGCTGCACAGGACTTTGTCGACCTGTATCCCGAGCACCAACTGGTGGATAGGGCACGTACGCTGGGTGATTCCGTGTTTGCATTGGCTGTTCCCGGCATGATCGAAGAAGAGCGGTATGGGCGTATTGTTCGCTACTGGGAAACATATGACTTCATCGGTCAGGAAGATACCAAGGTCGATGATCAGACTCGACTCAATGTCGCCACAAGCTATTGGAAAGTAGGTCAGCCGGAAAAGGCGCTGGAAATCATCAAGCCGTTTTTGCAGGACAAGCAGATTCCCGGTATTTCCGACGAGGCACTGGGACTGGCTGTTAATATTTATCTAGATGATCTCGCGTGGCAGGAGATTGCCGATCTGGTGGCAATGGCCAAGAAGAACTGGGATCTCAAGCCTGCGCAGTTGCGCCAACTCGATTATGCTCGCGCCATGTCCCTGCAGAATCTCGGGCAGGACAATCAGGCGCAGGCCATGTGGGCCGAACTCGCCAAGGATATGGATGTTGAACCCGCATTCCGCGCCTACGCAATGTACTACATGGCCAAGGCGGCCATGGAGCGGCAGGACCTGCGCAGAGTATTTGTGTACGCACAGGAAGCGCTGACTCTGCTGCTGCAAAATGATGGTGATCCCGAAAAGATCAAGGACGCCGTGCTGATGTCCATCTATGCCACCGAGCGCTCCGGGCGCTATGAAGAGGCGTTGAAGTGGGCCAAGCAGTATGACGAGTACATCAGTGTCGATAATCCTGAATGGGCTTCCACACGCTTCAAGCTCGCTCGCATCTACCGCAAGGCGGGTGCCATGGAAGAATGGAAGCAACTGCTCACCGATATCATTGAGAAGAAGCCGGACAGCCTGCAGGCTCAATTGGCAAAATCCGCTCTGGACACCTATGATCTGGAGCAGCAGGTACAGCAGTATCAGCCTGGCCCCCGATAG